A segment of the Asinibacterium sp. OR53 genome:
AAAGTAGTAATGCCCAGGCGCTTGGCTTCTGCCAGTGCAATATGTTCATGCCCGATGTCTACCAGGAACAAAGCAGCCGGCAGGCGTCCCAGTTGAGCGATACCGCCCAATACTTTTTCCATTTTATCCTTATCGCGACTCAAAGTCAGACGCTCTTTCTTGGTGAGGCTGTCGGCGCTGCCATCTGCCAGCATTTTTTCAATGCTCTGCATTTTCTTAACGCTCTTACGAACCGTATTGAAGTTGGTAAGCATACCACCCAGCCAACGCTCGGTAGCATAAGGCATGTTCACACGCTTAGCGCACTCGCTCACGATCTCTTTCGCCTGCTTTTTGGTAGCAATGAACATGATCTTCTTACCGCTTTTCGCAATTTGTTTAACAGCAGCAGCCGCTTCCTGCAGGTGGTCCACTGTTTTATTCAGATCGATGATGTGGATGCCTTTCTTCTCAGCGAAGATATAAGGCAACATCTTGGGATTCCACTTCTTTTTCAGGTGACCAAAGTGTACGCCGGCCTCCAGAAGTTGTTGTTGCAGTGAAGTGTTATTTTCCATTGTATTGATTGTATAAGTTGTTATAGTTTAATAATAACCACAGGAGCCAACGATTAACGCTTGCTGAACTGGTAGCTTCTACGTGCTTTCTTGTGACCGAATTTCTTACGTTCAACACCACGGGGATCACGCTTCAACTGACCTTCTGCTTTCAGCGCAGGACGGAATTCAGCATTCACTTCAAGCAATGCACGGGCAATACCCAGTTTGGCTGCTTCGGCCTGGCCTTTCAAACCACCACCGGTTGCATTGATTACCACATCGTACTTGCCAAACACATCGGCAGTTTTCAGCGGAGCTTCCACCTGGTTCTGCAGGTATACCAGCGGAAAATATTCTTTATAGTCCCTGTCATTTACAGTGATCTTACCCTCACCCTTGCTGATGAATACGCGGGTAACGGCTTCTTTACGGCGACCAACTGCGTTTTTTTGTTTTTCCATTTATGTTGGAATTAAAGTGTTTTAAAACGGTTGATTTAGAATTTAAATTCTTTGGGTTGCTGTGCAGCATGCGGATGGTTGGGACCAGCATACACGAACAGTTTCTTGATCATTTTGCGACCCAGGCGGTTCTTAGGCAGCATGCCTTTTACCGCTCTTTCCATGATCACTTCAGGACGACGCCTGATCAGGTCCTGGGCAGCTTCTTCTTTCTTACCACCGGGGTAACCAGAGAAGTTGATGTATTGTTTGTCTTCGAACTTGTTACCGGTGAAGACTACCTTTTCTGCATTGATAACAATGACATAATCACCGCAGTCTACGTGAGGTGTATAATACGCTTTGTTCTTACCGCGAAGAGCAGCAGCGATCTTGGATGCAATACGACCTACGGTTTGATTAGTACCGTCAACCACGTACCAGTTGTGCTGCACGGTAGCCGCATTCGCATGCTTTGTAGTGAAATGAAGTTTACTCATGATCTTTATTTTTTTGTTCAACCGGCGCTATCCCGACGGTTTTTAAATGGACGGCAAAGGTACGGCCACAGTAATCGATTTTCCAAGGATTTTGCAAAGTATTTTGAATGATGCCTTTACAAATGACTGATAATCAATAAAAAAATAGCGTCTCGAAAATCATCACGTCTATTTTACCCGCTCCGTTACAGCCGGAGCATAGCTATTCATATTTGTGACATTATTTAATTGCCTTAAAAGTTGGCAATTTACCAACTTTTAATACCTTTGCTTTATGCTAGTAAGCAAAGGTGCAGGTACAAACCATTACTTATGCTTATTATCAACGGAAGGTTACTGGATTCTTTTGCTCTTGCTCATGCTTCTACAAGAAAAAGTCTGGCAGCATGGAAAAAAGCAACCAAAGAAGCTTCCTGGAAAAAGAAACAGGATATACTTTTTTCTTTTCCCAATGCAAAAGTCCTGGGCAATAACAGGGCAAGATTCGAGATACAACACAATAAATACCGTCTGATTGCCGAAGTGTTTTATGAAGATGGGTTGGTGGAAGTAAGGTTCATCGGCACGCATACGGAATATGATAAAATCGATCCTTTAACTGTATAAATATTGAATTATGTCAGATTGGTTCTTTATCGAAAACGAATCCGAATACCAAAAAGCCATGGAGCGTTTTCAGGAAATTAAATACGCTGAAAAAGGCAGTATGGAGTACAGGGAGAAAATGTTACTCGCTCACCTCATCGATCGTTATGAAGACAGAACATCTTCTCTCCCCGAATTAGACCCCATCGAATTCATTAAAATTCGAATGGAAGACTTTGGCTATAAAGCCACTGATCTTGCCAAAGCATACGGAGACAAAGGCACCGTAAGCAAGGTGTTGAATTATAAACAACCGCTTTCTTTAACGATGATCCGGAAATTTAGTGAGATATTGCACATCCCTGTTGAAGCGTTGATCAAAGAATATAAACTTCAATCCTAGCATTTTGGCATTCAGAAAACTCCAGGCAACACAGCTTTTTACCGGATCGGAGATGCGCGGTAATGATGCTGTACTGGTTATCGATGAAACCGGGGTCATCAAAGACCTGGTATCCCTGGCAGATGCCGGTGATAACGTTGAATCTTACAAGGGCATCCTTTCACCTGGATTTATCAACTGTCATTGTCACCTGGAGCTCAGTCACATGAAGGGTTTGATACCCGAACAAACAGGACTGGTCGATTTTGTTTTCCATGTGATCACCCAACGGCATTTCCCTGATGCTGAAATACTGGAACATATTACCCGTGCAGAAGATGAAATGCTGCAAAACGGTATTGTAGCGGTGGGGGATATCTGTAACAATACACTCACCATTCCGCAAAAACAGTTACAGCAACTGGCATATTATAATTTCATTGAAGTAAGCGGCTGGCTCCCCGCCCTGGCAGAACAGCGATTCCAACGGTCTTTCGGGTATTACCAGGAATTCAAAAACCTGAATGCCTGTAATCCTCGTTCGCTCTCCCCCCATGCGCCTTATTCGGTTTCCGAAGAATTGTGGCATTTGTTACAACCTCATTTCAACAATAAAACCATCACCATACATAACCAGGAAACGGCTTTCGAAGATGAACTGTTCGAAAAAGGCAGCGGCGGTTTCTCCCGTATGTATGAAATGATGCAATTGGATACGGCTTTCTTTAAACCCACTGGCAAGACCAGTCTGCAATCTTATTACAGCCAGTTATCGAATGCCCGGCAAGTACTCCTCGTTCACAATACATTCACTAAAGAGCCCGACCTGTTATTTGCTAAAAGCCAGGCAATCGCTAACAGGCAGACCCTGTTTCATTGCCTATGCATCAATGCAAACCGTTATATCGAAAACAGTGTTCCTCCGGTTCAACTCCTGCGCGGCTACGATTGTACCATCGTGTTGGGCACAGACAGCCTGGCCAGTAACCACAGCCTAAGTATTCTTGCAGAACTTCAATCGATCACTAAATATTTCCCCCAGGTGCCGCTCAACGAATTATTGCGATGGGCAACCCTCAACGGCGCAAAAGCATTGCAGATGGAAGATGAACTGGGAAGCTTTGCCAAAGGCAAGAGGCCGGGCGTTGTATTACTCGAGGGCAGTGATGGGAAGATTGATGAAGCTACTACTGTTCGGAGGATATTATAGGAGTTGATAGTTGTTAGTTGTTAGAAAAGACATCCTCTGACAACTAATTCAATACTTCCTGTAAAACACCCAGACTCCTCATTTCACCAAAATCAGCTACATGTAGTGCAATATAGGTTTGAAAAGCTTGTAAGAGTTCCCGTCTTATTTGCCTGTTCAACGATATATGATCAAGATCATTGTAAAACTGTAACGATAACAATTGACCGGCTACCTCGGCCAACCGGCTTTCTATGTAATAAGGGTGTGCAGGTTTTTCCCGGATAAAAATTCCTTCCTGTAAATCAAGCACCGGTGTTTGTGCATGATAAGTGCCCTGCATCTGGAAACCTAATTCACTTCCCAGGTGGAGAATGAAATACAATGGTAAATTGGCTACGAGTGTATCTGAGCCTTTGTCGAGTTGTTTAAGGGTATCTTCTATCAGGTAGAACAATTCCGGGTTGGCTTCCGGTTGTTTGAGGCTATGCTGTAACAGTTCTATCACGTACATGGCAACTGCATTCCGCATCACATCGAACAATAATCTCTCGTAGAGATAAGCCCACTGGAACTCTTTCACAAACTGTAATTGTTTGAGTTCGTTGTGATACACTTCCATCTCCAGTATGGCTGCCGGCTGAAAATAAACTGCTTTGCCCGCTGAGGTTTTACTGCTTTGCCTCACCCCTTTTACAATATAACTCTGCACCCCAAACAATTCGGTATATACCGTGGTAATGACGCTTGTATCGCCATATTTCACGGTACGCAACACAATGCCTTTGGTAGCATGTATCATAGGCTAGGTTCAGATCGCCCCGGTAAACTGCTTCAGGAAGCGCAGGTCGTTCTGGGAGTAAAGGCGCAGGTCGTTCACCTGGTATTTCAACTGGGTGATTCTTTCCACACCCATTCCAAAAGCAAAACCGGTGTATTTATTCGGATCGATACCAAAATTCTCGAGCACTTTCGGATGCACCATGCCGCTGCCCAATATCTCTACCCAACCGGTATGTTTGCAAATATTGCATCCTTCGCCACCACAGATCAGACAGCTGATGTCCATTTCGGCGCTGGGCTCGGTAAAAGGAAAATAACTTGGCCGGAAGCGCACTTTCACATTCTTTCCAAACATTTCCTGCACAAAAAAGTAAAGTGTTTGTTTGAGGTCGGCAAAGCTTACATGCTCATCGATATACAAACCTTCTACCTGGTGGAAGAAACAATGGGCGCGGGCGCTGACTGTTTCATTACGATACACCCTGCCCGGACATATCACCCGGATGGGCGGTTTTTGTTTTTCCATCACCCTTGCCTGCACACTACTGGTATGGGTACGCAATAACCAGTCGGGATTGCGGCTGATGTAAAAAGTGTCCTGCATATCCCTGGCCGGATGGTCTTCCGGCAGGTTCATCGCGCCGAAATTATGCCAGTCGTCTTCTATCTCAGGCCCTTCGGCCACAGCAAAACCCAACCGTTTAAAAATAGATACGATCTGGTTCCGCACCAGGCTGAGCGGATGGCGTGAACCTACGGCAACAGGATCTCCGGGTAATGACCAGTCGATCTGGTTACCGTGTACATGGTCTTCCTGCGCACCCAGGGATTTCAGCGTTTCGTAACGTGTTTCAGCAAACTGCTTGAATTCGTTCAATACCAGTCCGAATGCCTTTTTCTGTTCATTCGGCACATTCTTCATTTCCCCCATCACTTCTTTTACCAGTCCCTTGGTTCCCAGGTATTTGATGCGAAAAGCCTCCACCGCTTCGGCAGTCGCAGCCTCATAAGCGGCCATTTCCTGCTTGTACGCCTCTATCTGTTGCACTAACTGTTCCATGGGAGCGAAGATAGAGATAAAATAAATGAGTACATTTGCTTCGAAGAACGAATACTACATGGAATATAATACCAGCAGGAATTACCTGGGCATGAAGGAATATGGTCGCCACGTGCAGAAGATGGTGGAATACCTGCTTACCATAGAAGACCGCGAAAAAAGACAGCGACAGGCACAGTCAGTGATTGAATTGATGGGATTTCTCAACCCGCACCTGAAAAACGTAGATGATTTCAAGCACATGTTGTGGGACCATCTGTTTTTCATCAGTGATTTCAGCCTGGATGTAGACAGTCCTTACCCCATCCCCCAAAGAGAGACTTACAAGCAAAAGCCCGATCCGCTTCCTTATCCGAAGCGTAATCCCAGATATGCCCACCTGGGTAAGAACCTGGAAATGGTCATCGATAAAGCGTTAAAACAGGAAGACGCTGAAAAGAAAGCAGGTTTTGCCCATGCCATTGCTTATTACATGAAACTGGCTTACAGCAACTGGCATAAAGAACTGGTGCACGACGATGCCATCCGCAGCGAGTTGAACAATATCACCGGCGGTGAGCTGGAATTCAGCAACACCCCTTTTATCAAACACCGCAACCAGAATTTCGAGCGTGATGATTATAGTACCGGAAACCGCGGCCGCTGGCAACAGAATTTTGGCGGCAGAAACAACCGCAACAACCGGAATAATAATAACAACAACCGCAGCAATAACGGAAACCGCAACAACAATAAGAACCGGCAGTTCAAGAAACGGTTTAATTAATGTAATAGTTGCTCCATAGGCAATGGCTCAATAACAACTTAACTACATGAGTTCCTTCGAAGTAAGGGGAGGCAGACAACTGAAAGGAGAAATTGTTCCGCAAGGGGCAAAAAACGAGGCATTACAAATCCTGTCAGCCGTGTTGCTGACCGCCGAACCCGTTACCATCGCCAATATACCCGATATACTGGATGTTAATCTGCTCATTGAACTGCTCGATGAGATCGGCGTTAAAATTTCCCGCAGCAACAGACATACCTGTACCTTCCAGGCCGACCAGATAGACGCAGATTACCTGGCTTCCGATGAGTTCAGGAAAAAAGGCGGCCGCCTTCGCGGAAGCGTAATGCTCGCGGGGCCTATGCTGGCCAGGTTCGGAAAAGCCTATATACCCAAGCCGGGCGGCGATAAGATCGGGCGCAGAAGGCTGGATACGCATATCATCGGTTTTGAAAAACTGGGCGCGCGATTTGAATACGATGAGTTACACAGTTGCTTCAAATTGAGCTCGCCGCGTTTACGTGGTGCATATATGTTGTTGGATGAACCTTCTGTTACCGGCACTGCCAACATTATCATGGCAGCCGTATTGGCTGAAGGCATCACTACTATTTATAATGCTGCCTGTGAACCTTATGTGCAGCAACTGTGTCAAATGCTGAATCGCATGGGTGCGCGCATCTGCGGTATCGGCAGTAATCTCCTCACCATCGAAGGAGTAGGCAAGCTCGGTGGCACTACGCACCGCATGTTGCCCGATATGATCGAAATAGGCAGCTTTATTGGGCTGGCGGCCATGACGCAAAGCGAGATCACCATCAAGAACGCAGGCGTGGAACACCTTGGCGTTATTCCCGAAAAATTCCAGCAACTGGGTATTCAGTTCCAAATAAAGGGCGATGATATTTATATCCCTTCGCAAGACGTTTACGAGATACAGACATTCATGGATGGAGGCATTCTCACGATATACGACCATCCCTGGCCCGGATTTACGCCCGACCTGTTAAGTATCGTATTGGTAGTAGCTACACAGGCAAGAGGCAGTGTACTCATTCATCAGAAAATGTTCGAAAGCCGTTTGTTCTTTACCGATAAACTAATCGATATGGGCGCGCAGATCATTCTCTGCGATCCGCATCGCGCTACCGTAATTGGCCTTGGCAGGAAACAGAACCTGCGGGGTATTACCATGACCAGTCCCGATATCCGCGCAGGACAGGCCCTCCTCATTGCCGCATTGAGCGCCGAGGGCAAAAGCATCATCCAGAACATTGAACAAATCGACCGCGGGTACCAATATATCGATGAAAGGCTCAGGAGCCTTGGAGCCGATATAAAGAGGGTTGCTAATACTTAGCCGCCTGCCCGGGCTTAGGAGTAGATTGCTTAATGAATTCACGAAGGCGTTCATTGCTCGTAGCCAGGTCTTCCTTGCGCAGGTACATCATGTGTCCGCTGCGGTAACCTTCCCAACTCATACGGTCTTTCAGTTTGCCGCTGGGGTCCATCTGCCACATGCTGTATTTCGCATTGAAATAATCACAGGCCCCATCATAGTAACCAGATTGTACCAATAAGTGCATGTAAGGGTTTTCGGCCATCGCCTGGCGCAGGTTCTCACCTGTTTTGTCATTACTACCATCCCAGGGATGAACGGGACCAAACATGTAATAGTCCAGATCAGTCTTATAGTTTAATTCTTCTCTCAGGTACATATTGATGGCCGGAGTGAATGAATGCAACCAGGATGTGAGCTCAGCATTATAATCGGGATAGTCGCCCGCGTTTTTACGATCGATACCCAGGTAGCGCGAATCAAGACGGCCAACGGTCTGTCCCTTGCTGCGCAACAATTCTTTCCAGAAATATCCTGCAGGAACATCAAGGTTCTGATCCAATACCTGCTGCACTCCTATCCCGGAATAGCGGGCAACTTTTTCGGCAATCTCTTTTTTCTTGTTCTCCGTTAAAGAGCCACCGAGCGCAAGTGCAGGAATGAATTCATCCACCGTAAATTTTTCTACTTCAGGCAAAACAGCCGTCAGGTCTTTTTGTTGCAGATCAGATGCCAGCGCTTTATGATACCAGGCCGTTGCCGCGAAATAAGGTAACCGCAATGCGGCGCTTAACGGTCCGTTTCTTTCGATACCCAATGTAGTAGGTGATACCAGTATAACCCCGTTCAGGTAAATCCAGTGTGCATTCTGTAGTTCAAGCGACAGCCCGGATACACGGGTAGTACCATAACTTTCCCCAATAAGATATTTGGGTGAAGCCCAACGTTTATAACGGCTGATAAAAGTGTTGATCCAGTCAGCCAGGTATTTGATATCGGCATTGACACCAAAA
Coding sequences within it:
- the rpsB gene encoding 30S ribosomal protein S2; its protein translation is MENNTSLQQQLLEAGVHFGHLKKKWNPKMLPYIFAEKKGIHIIDLNKTVDHLQEAAAAVKQIAKSGKKIMFIATKKQAKEIVSECAKRVNMPYATERWLGGMLTNFNTVRKSVKKMQSIEKMLADGSADSLTKKERLTLSRDKDKMEKVLGGIAQLGRLPAALFLVDIGHEHIALAEAKRLGITTFGMVDTNCDPNKVDFSIPSNDDATKSIAIVVNYIVAAIAEGLAERQASKDEEETEESNNENEAKARRLEAEAQSESGRGGRQRGSADAGGQGQPKRRVPGNRRPAGGGSR
- the murA gene encoding UDP-N-acetylglucosamine 1-carboxyvinyltransferase translates to MSSFEVRGGRQLKGEIVPQGAKNEALQILSAVLLTAEPVTIANIPDILDVNLLIELLDEIGVKISRSNRHTCTFQADQIDADYLASDEFRKKGGRLRGSVMLAGPMLARFGKAYIPKPGGDKIGRRRLDTHIIGFEKLGARFEYDELHSCFKLSSPRLRGAYMLLDEPSVTGTANIIMAAVLAEGITTIYNAACEPYVQQLCQMLNRMGARICGIGSNLLTIEGVGKLGGTTHRMLPDMIEIGSFIGLAAMTQSEITIKNAGVEHLGVIPEKFQQLGIQFQIKGDDIYIPSQDVYEIQTFMDGGILTIYDHPWPGFTPDLLSIVLVVATQARGSVLIHQKMFESRLFFTDKLIDMGAQIILCDPHRATVIGLGRKQNLRGITMTSPDIRAGQALLIAALSAEGKSIIQNIEQIDRGYQYIDERLRSLGADIKRVANT
- the pheS gene encoding phenylalanine--tRNA ligase subunit alpha, giving the protein MEQLVQQIEAYKQEMAAYEAATAEAVEAFRIKYLGTKGLVKEVMGEMKNVPNEQKKAFGLVLNEFKQFAETRYETLKSLGAQEDHVHGNQIDWSLPGDPVAVGSRHPLSLVRNQIVSIFKRLGFAVAEGPEIEDDWHNFGAMNLPEDHPARDMQDTFYISRNPDWLLRTHTSSVQARVMEKQKPPIRVICPGRVYRNETVSARAHCFFHQVEGLYIDEHVSFADLKQTLYFFVQEMFGKNVKVRFRPSYFPFTEPSAEMDISCLICGGEGCNICKHTGWVEILGSGMVHPKVLENFGIDPNKYTGFAFGMGVERITQLKYQVNDLRLYSQNDLRFLKQFTGAI
- the recO gene encoding DNA repair protein RecO, which produces MIHATKGIVLRTVKYGDTSVITTVYTELFGVQSYIVKGVRQSSKTSAGKAVYFQPAAILEMEVYHNELKQLQFVKEFQWAYLYERLLFDVMRNAVAMYVIELLQHSLKQPEANPELFYLIEDTLKQLDKGSDTLVANLPLYFILHLGSELGFQMQGTYHAQTPVLDLQEGIFIREKPAHPYYIESRLAEVAGQLLSLQFYNDLDHISLNRQIRRELLQAFQTYIALHVADFGEMRSLGVLQEVLN
- the rpsI gene encoding 30S ribosomal protein S9; this translates as MEKQKNAVGRRKEAVTRVFISKGEGKITVNDRDYKEYFPLVYLQNQVEAPLKTADVFGKYDVVINATGGGLKGQAEAAKLGIARALLEVNAEFRPALKAEGQLKRDPRGVERKKFGHKKARRSYQFSKR
- a CDS encoding S10 family peptidase, producing MKRIFLSLLLLITCLAVVQAQKPAAADTTSKNDKQQNAHKRAVEVESSVVTKNEITIKGQRVPYKVVAGTLPVWDEEGKPIAGIFYTYYERSDVSDRSARPLMISFNGGPGTASVWMQIGYTGPRILKVDDEGNPVQPYGLKDNPNSILDVADIVYVDPVNTGFSRPLSKDVPTSKFFGVNADIKYLADWINTFISRYKRWASPKYLIGESYGTTRVSGLSLELQNAHWIYLNGVILVSPTTLGIERNGPLSAALRLPYFAATAWYHKALASDLQQKDLTAVLPEVEKFTVDEFIPALALGGSLTENKKKEIAEKVARYSGIGVQQVLDQNLDVPAGYFWKELLRSKGQTVGRLDSRYLGIDRKNAGDYPDYNAELTSWLHSFTPAINMYLREELNYKTDLDYYMFGPVHPWDGSNDKTGENLRQAMAENPYMHLLVQSGYYDGACDYFNAKYSMWQMDPSGKLKDRMSWEGYRSGHMMYLRKEDLATSNERLREFIKQSTPKPGQAAKY
- a CDS encoding type II toxin-antitoxin system HigA family antitoxin, encoding MSDWFFIENESEYQKAMERFQEIKYAEKGSMEYREKMLLAHLIDRYEDRTSSLPELDPIEFIKIRMEDFGYKATDLAKAYGDKGTVSKVLNYKQPLSLTMIRKFSEILHIPVEALIKEYKLQS
- a CDS encoding type II toxin-antitoxin system HigB family toxin → MLIINGRLLDSFALAHASTRKSLAAWKKATKEASWKKKQDILFSFPNAKVLGNNRARFEIQHNKYRLIAEVFYEDGLVEVRFIGTHTEYDKIDPLTV
- a CDS encoding DUF4290 domain-containing protein, whose protein sequence is MSTFASKNEYYMEYNTSRNYLGMKEYGRHVQKMVEYLLTIEDREKRQRQAQSVIELMGFLNPHLKNVDDFKHMLWDHLFFISDFSLDVDSPYPIPQRETYKQKPDPLPYPKRNPRYAHLGKNLEMVIDKALKQEDAEKKAGFAHAIAYYMKLAYSNWHKELVHDDAIRSELNNITGGELEFSNTPFIKHRNQNFERDDYSTGNRGRWQQNFGGRNNRNNRNNNNNNRSNNGNRNNNKNRQFKKRFN
- a CDS encoding amidohydrolase family protein encodes the protein MAFRKLQATQLFTGSEMRGNDAVLVIDETGVIKDLVSLADAGDNVESYKGILSPGFINCHCHLELSHMKGLIPEQTGLVDFVFHVITQRHFPDAEILEHITRAEDEMLQNGIVAVGDICNNTLTIPQKQLQQLAYYNFIEVSGWLPALAEQRFQRSFGYYQEFKNLNACNPRSLSPHAPYSVSEELWHLLQPHFNNKTITIHNQETAFEDELFEKGSGGFSRMYEMMQLDTAFFKPTGKTSLQSYYSQLSNARQVLLVHNTFTKEPDLLFAKSQAIANRQTLFHCLCINANRYIENSVPPVQLLRGYDCTIVLGTDSLASNHSLSILAELQSITKYFPQVPLNELLRWATLNGAKALQMEDELGSFAKGKRPGVVLLEGSDGKIDEATTVRRIL
- the rplM gene encoding 50S ribosomal protein L13 is translated as MSKLHFTTKHANAATVQHNWYVVDGTNQTVGRIASKIAAALRGKNKAYYTPHVDCGDYVIVINAEKVVFTGNKFEDKQYINFSGYPGGKKEEAAQDLIRRRPEVIMERAVKGMLPKNRLGRKMIKKLFVYAGPNHPHAAQQPKEFKF